One part of the Anopheles coustani chromosome 2, idAnoCousDA_361_x.2, whole genome shotgun sequence genome encodes these proteins:
- the LOC131267741 gene encoding microtubule-associated protein RP/EB family member 1-like: MAVNVHFTGQTSDNLSRIELLAWINRTLLSDFKKVEELCTGAAYCQLMDVLFPGCISIKRVKYCTNVEHDFLSNLRMFQNALVQLKVDRSVPIERLAKGRFQDNFEFLQWFKKFFDANYDGKEYDPQAARNHVPMGYGTPNTLRPSQKLNTGSSGGLGAAMKRAGSNGSTSRLQAAGKGGKNTVSEQKAWEKISTLASNIDDLTVKIQDAEISREYYYKKLVMIEKLINENTEDEQDAFCSKVKEIMYATE; encoded by the exons ATGGCCGTCAACGTGCATTTCACCGGTCAAACGTCCGACAACCTGTCCCGGATCGAGCTGCTAGCGTGGATCAATCGGACGCTGCTGTCGGACTTCAAGAAGGTGGAGGAGCTGTGCACCGGCGCCGCCTACTGCCAGCTGATGGACGTCCTGTTCCCGGGCTGCATTTCGATCAAGCGCGTCAAGTACTGCACCAACGTGGAGCACGACTTCCTCAGCAATCTGCGCATGTTCCAGAACGCGCTGGTGCAGCTGAAGGTCGACCGGAGCGTCCCGATCGAGCGGCTGGCCAAGGGGCGCTTTCAGGACAACTTTGAGTTCCTGCAGTGGTTCAAGAAGTTCTTCGACGCCAACTACGACGGCAAGGAGTATGACCCGCAGGCGGCCAGGAACCACGTCCCGATGGGCTACGGAACGCCGAACACCTTGCGGCCGAGTCAGAAACTCAACACGGGTTCCTCGGGCGGCCTGGGTGCGGCAATGAAACGGGCCGGTTCCAATGGTTCCACTTCGCGGCTCCAGGCAGCGGGAAAGGGAG GAAAGAATACCGTCAGCGAACAGAAGGCTTGGGAAAAAATCTCTACATTGGCTTCCAACATCGATGATCTAACCGTAAAAATACAGGACGCTGAAATTTCGAGGGAATACTATTACAAAAAGCTAGTGATGATCGAAAAGCT AATCAATGAAAATACGGAAGATGAACAGGACGCGTTTTGTTCCAAGGTGAAGGAAATTATGTACGCCACAGAATGA
- the LOC131267733 gene encoding phosphatidylinositol 3-kinase 2, protein MAATDGQIILAASRFAPDTPPAYLRDFAKSDLPAVGKIVKGQYYTLGVPTLSNPSLQSTALFLNAGRKYQILAQPVKIKEGRKNTQVGPKVLIPESYAGYFELLSEDGRSTRCIESVLELSRRRNFRVLVRETVRCNHNSKSLHAGEILTTISDNGKYLQCRTSKDEVVSLPLEAKAKFSPIAKEDSISGVHTVRNLLQKRMPVTVRLVHGAAPKGLKQPFVPELRLLGCVEVDRIFALPLQKDMDLVSVPLNAKIKIQRAKNMDQLDHFIEYSRFLDKAQRLLVDARDRLQIIDLKLTEKEKKDSAKAMGLGGANGGGRNKTMASTLSGLTANGYVLKKSNSCDSNRYSPPLPSGGGGGGGGGSQNGSIADEYDEIDQIYDYVRGLAPLPKNLYKFEAIEPSPPTTTTTPTAATTISNSSPPTTAATTPISNVLLGPATHQHSLKTVENMKTAQSNAINNNYDTSNNNNNNNYSNIIKYSNHSQVHHHHHGHHHHHPAGHAHHHSNSLESSARHGAALNAINNNHNSSSHGHNHLHGHNNNTITIVDHKPIPPPIETIPGKKLPEKRQRPTLPKLYFKSNIGLHQKSPTPGTTAISPMSNGGGAVVHHPPIAVTPKDIAVEPQSPLFHIRYKSLSSLQLAATIPQQESHPVTPISPSPKGAGHQEKNHLLSKSASAAVNGGREGTLDSSRSGGRTSGDSGKLPEKKSRRLSRPRSLSNLVWDLRPHKSSAEKSKKKLYLHQFDRQQGTLYL, encoded by the exons ATGGCCGCGACGGACGGGCAGATCATCCTGGCGGCGTCCCGGTTCGCGCCGGACACCCCGCCGGCGTACCTGCGTGACTTCGCCAAGAGTGACCTGCCGGCGGTCGGGAAGATCGTCAAGGGCCAGTACTACACGCTCGGCGTGCCGACGCTCTCCAACCCGTCGCTGCAGAGCACGGCCCTGTTCCTGAATGCGGGCCGCAAGTACCAGATCCTGGCGCAGCCGGTCAAGATCAAGGAGGGGCGCAAGAACACGCAGGTCGGCCCGAAGGTGCTGATCCCGGAGTCGTACGCCGGCTACTTCGAGCTGCTGAGCGAGGACGGCCGCTCGACGCGCTGCATCGAGAGCGTGCTGGAGCTGTCGAGGCGGCGCAACTTCCGCGTGCTGGTGCGCGAGACGGTGCGCTGCAACCACAACAGCAAGTCGCTGCACGCCGGCGAAATACTCACCACGATCTCGGACAACGGCAAGTACCTGCAGTGCCGGACGTCGAAGGACGAGGTCGTCAGCCTGCCATTGGAAGCCAAAGCGAAGTTCTCCCCGATCGCGAAGGAGGACAGCATCAGCGGCGTGCACACGGTGCGCAATTTGCTGCAGAAGCGCATGCCGGTGACGGTGCGGCTCGTGCACGGTGCGGCCCCGAAGGGCCTCAAGCAGCCATTCGTGCCGGAGCTGCGGCTGCTCGGGTGCGTCGAGGTGGACCGGATATTCGCGCTGCCACTGCAGAAGGACATGGACCTGGTGTCGGTGCCGCTGAACGCCAAGATCAAAATACAGCGGGCGAAGAACATGGACCAGCTGGATCACTTCATCGAGTACTCGCGCTTCCTCGATAAGGCGCAGCGGCTGCTGGTGGATGCGCGCGACCGCCTGCAGATCATCGACCTCAAGCTGAcggagaaggagaagaaggacTCGGCGAAGGCGATGGGACTCGGGGGAGCGAACGGGGGCGGGCGCAACAAGACGATGGCCTCGACCCTGTCCGGTCTCACCGCAAACGGGTACGTGCTGAAGAAGAGCAACAGCTGTGATTCGAACCGCTACTCTCCACCTCTACCGAGCGGTggaggcggaggaggaggagggggcaGCCAGAACGGCTCGATCGCGGACGAGTACGACGAGATCGACCAGATCTACGACTACGTGCGGGGGTTGGCCCCGCTCCCGAAGAACCTGTACAAGTTCGAGGCGATCGAACCGTCGCCTCcgacgacaacaacgacgCCGACCGCCGCGACGACCATCAGCAACTCCTCGCCGCCGACGACGGCCGCCACGACGCCCATCTCGAACGTGCTGCTCGGCCCGGCCACGCACCAGCACAGCCTCAAGACGGTGGAAAACATGAAGACGGCCCAGTCGAACGccatcaacaacaactacGACacgagcaacaacaacaacaacaacaactactcCAACATCATCAAGTACAGCAACCACAGTCAGgtgcaccatcatcaccacgggcaccaccaccaccatccggcCGGCCATGCGCACCACCACTCGAACAGCCTCGAGTCGTCGGCCCGCCACGGTGCCGCCCTCAATGccatcaacaacaaccacaacagcagcagccacgGCCACAACCACCTCCAcggccacaacaacaacacgatCACGATCGTGGACCACAAACCGATCCCGCCGCCGATCGAGACGATCCCGGGCAAGAAGCTGCCGGAGAAACGCCAGCGACCCACTCTGCCGAAGCTGTACTTCAAGAGCAACATCGGGCTGCACCAGAAGAGCCCCACGCCCGGGACGACCGCCATCAGCCCGATGAGCAACGGGGGAGGAGCGGTCGTGCATCATCCGCCGATCGCCGTCACCCCAAAGGATATCGCGGTCGAGCCGCAGAGTCCACTGTTTCACATCAG ATACAAAAGTCTGAGCAGCTTGCAGCTGGCGGCGACGATCCCGCAGCAGGAATCGCACCCGGTCACCCCGATCTCACCGTCGCCGAAGGGCGCCGGCCATCAGGAGAAGAACCATCTCCTCTCGAAGTCGGCCAGTGCCGCCGTCAACGGGGGGCGCGAGGGTACGCTGGATTCGTCGCGCAGCGGTGGCCGCACGTCCGGCGACTCGGGCAAGCTGCCGGAGAAGAAATCGCGCCGCCTCAGCCGGCCCCGGTCGCTCTCCAACCTGGTGTGGGACCTCCGGCCGCACAAGTCCTCCGCGGAGAAGTCGAAGAAGAAGCTCTACCTGCACCAGTTCGATCGGCAGCAGGGCACGCTCTATCTGTAA